One genomic segment of Pyruvatibacter mobilis includes these proteins:
- the rpsM gene encoding 30S ribosomal protein S13, translated as MARIAGVNIPTNKRALIALTYIHGIGNSKAAEILDTVNVPHDRRVNELSDAEVIQIREVIDQNYLVEGDLRREVAMNIKRLMDLGCYRGLRHRRGLPVRGQRTHTNARTRKGPAKPIAGKKK; from the coding sequence GTGGCTCGTATCGCAGGCGTCAATATCCCGACGAACAAGCGCGCGCTCATCGCGCTGACTTACATTCATGGCATCGGCAACTCGAAGGCTGCCGAAATTCTGGACACCGTGAACGTGCCGCATGACCGGCGTGTGAACGAGCTGTCGGATGCCGAAGTGATCCAGATCCGTGAAGTGATCGACCAGAACTATCTGGTGGAAGGTGACCTGCGCCGCGAAGTGGCGATGAACATCAAGCGCCTGATGGATCTCGGCTGCTACCGCGGCCTGCGTCACCGTCGTGGCCTGCCGGTCCGCGGTCAGCGCACCCACACCAATGCCCGCACCCGCAAGGGGCCGGCCAAGCCGATTGCCGGTAAGAAGAAGTAA